A window from Salarias fasciatus chromosome 11, fSalaFa1.1, whole genome shotgun sequence encodes these proteins:
- the grb10b gene encoding growth factor receptor-bound protein 10 isoform X3: MPSCSPDCCLLPAVEIVKIFSEDGMGKVVEIPADMTARDLCQLLVYKSHCVDDNSWALVEHHPLLGLERCLEDHELVVQVQASMNSDSRFLFRKNYAKYEFFRNPLTFFPEHMVAWCQEANHTIPPSQLLQNFLATSSCPEIQGHLYMKDVGRKSWKKVYMFLRRSGLYCSTKGTSKEPRHLQLLADLEDSNIFMVITGKKQHGAPTEYEFCIKPNKGRGEMKELRMLCAEDEQSRTCWMTAFRLFKYGIVLYQNYKIPQQRKTLLSHFSTPVRSVSENSLVAMDFSGRIGRVIENPVEAQSAAMEEGLAWRKRSQRMTILGSHSPLHHSSLNSVIHITQLWFHGRITREESHRIIQQQGQVDGLFLLRVSQSNPKAFVLTLCHHQKIKHFQILPCEEDGQIFFSLDDGATKFTDLIQLVEFYQLNRGVLPCKLKHPCTVVAL, translated from the exons ATGCCTTCGTGTTCCCCGGACTGTTGCCTATTGCCGGCCGTGGAG ATTGTGAAGATTTTCAGTGAAGACGGCATGGGCAAAGTTGTGGAGATCCCGGCCGACATGACCGCCAGGGACCTGTGCCAGCTCCTGGTTTATAAAAGCCATTGTGTGGATGACAACAGTTGGGCACTTGTTGAACACCACCCGCTGCTAGGACTAG AGCGTTGTCTAGAAGATCACGAGCTGGTGGTTCAGGTTCAAGCCTCCATGAACAGCGACAGTAGATTCCTCTTCAGGAAGAACTATGCCAAATATGAGTTCTTCAGAAACCCCCTG ACGTTTTTCCCAGAGCACATGGTCGCTTGGTGCCAGGAAGCCAATCACACCATCCCGCCGTCTCAGCTCCTGCAG AACTTCCTCGCCACCAGCAGCTGTCCGGAAATCCAGGGGCATCTGTACATGAAGGACGTGGGCAGGAAGTCGTGGAAAAAAGTTTACATGTTCCTGCGGCGCTCGGGACTCTACTGTTCTACAAAAGGAACCTCAAAG GAGCCCAGACATCTACAGCTACTAGCAGACCTCGAGGACAGCAACATCTTCATGGTCATCACAGGCAAAAAGCAGCACGGTGCACCCACCGAGTACGAATTCTGTATCAAG CCCAATAAAGGACGGGGGGAGATGAAGGAGTTGAGGATGCTGTGTGCCGAGGACGAGCAAAGCAGGACCTGCTGGATGACCGCCTTCCGACTCTTTAAG TATGGGATTGTATTGTACCAGAATTATAAGATTcctcaacaaagaaaaaccttaCTGTCACACTTTTCAACTCCTGTG CGGAGTGTGTCGGAGAACTCCCTCGTGGCAATGGATTTCTCAGGGAGAATAGGCAGGGTGATTGAAAACCCCGTCGAAGCTCAGAGCGCTGCCATGGAGGAGGGCCTGGCCTGGCGG AAGAGGAGTCAACGAATGACCATATTAGGTTCCCACAGTCCGCTGCACCACTCCTCACTAAACTCAG tcatcCACATAACTCAGCTGTGGTTCCATGGCAGGATAACCAGAGAGGAGTCCCATCGCATTATCCAGCAGCAGGGACAAGTAGATGG TTTGTTCCTCCTGAGAGTCAGTCAGAGTAACCCCAAGGCATTTGTGCTCACGTTGTGCCATCAccagaaaatcaaacatttccagATACTACCG TGTGAAGAGGACGGACAGATCTTCTTCAGCCTTGATGATGGCGCCACCAAATTCACTGACCTGATTCAGCTGGTGGAGTTTTACCAGCTAAACCGAGGAGTGCTGCCTTGTAAACTCAAACACCCGTGCACCGTCGTGGCCTTATGA